A single genomic interval of Arthrobacter methylotrophus harbors:
- the glgP gene encoding alpha-glucan family phosphorylase, protein MKAIRRFTVRTLLPEPIQPLARLATNLRWSWHRPTRELFASLDQELWQENRHDPISLLGSISRDQLDQLASNNDLVERVQQAAADLDRYLSEPRWYQGLGPDAPACIAYFSPEFGITEVLPQYSGGLGILAGDHLKAASDLGVPLIGVGLLYQAGYFKQSLSRDAWQQETYPVLDPDGLPLTLLREPSDDGPGKPVTISLPLPNGRKLNAHIWRADVGRVPLLLLDSNVPGNDDAARGITDRLYGGGGDHRLQQELLLGMGGVKALRVYQRLTGTPAPEVFHTNEGHAGFLGIERIQELMSTEDPLSWSEALAAGRASTVFTTHTPVPAGIDRFEAVQIRHFFDAGLAPDVPVDRVLELGRENYEGGNPAVFNMAVMGLRLAQRANGVAKLHGVVSREMFSGLWPGFDHSEIPITSVTNGVHVPSWVDPRISSLAREQFGTEAEAVGRWDLAYNVSDEDVWKLRRQLRVSLVEDVRRRLRAAWKKRGAADAELGWTDAVLDPDVLTIGFARRVPTYKRLTLMLRDPARLKALLLDPKHPIQLVIAGKSHPADDAGKKMIQDLVKFTDDPSVRHRIVFLPNYDIAMARTLFPGCDVWLNNPLRPLEACGTSGMKAAINGSLNLSVLDGWWDEMYDGENGWAIPTANNDASPTERDDIEAAALYELLETQVAPRFYGSTVSADAGAAGPSQSPPETVPTHWVSMIKHTLAHLGPAVSAERMLQDYVNTLYRPAAESGRRAGTGSFKEAKELASWITKVRGAWPQLVVEHVDSVGVSEEPQVGDTLRVNAYIALHTLTPADVSVEVAYGRAEETDELEDITVAELNSFEDLGNGRHLFTGSILINRSGSFGYTVRVFPKHSSLASKAELGLIVNA, encoded by the coding sequence GTGAAGGCAATTCGAAGGTTTACAGTCCGTACTCTGCTCCCTGAGCCGATCCAGCCGCTGGCACGTCTCGCAACCAACCTGCGTTGGTCGTGGCACCGCCCCACCCGCGAGCTCTTTGCAAGCCTCGACCAGGAATTGTGGCAGGAGAACCGCCATGATCCCATCAGCCTTCTGGGATCAATCAGCCGCGATCAATTGGACCAACTTGCCTCCAACAATGATCTTGTTGAACGTGTCCAACAGGCCGCGGCGGATCTTGACCGGTACCTGAGTGAACCGCGCTGGTACCAGGGGCTAGGGCCGGACGCTCCGGCGTGCATCGCCTACTTCTCACCTGAGTTCGGTATCACGGAAGTGCTTCCGCAGTACTCGGGTGGCCTGGGCATCCTGGCCGGTGACCATCTGAAGGCCGCTTCGGACCTGGGCGTGCCGTTGATCGGCGTCGGACTGCTCTACCAGGCGGGCTACTTCAAGCAGTCCCTTTCGCGGGACGCCTGGCAGCAGGAAACCTACCCGGTGCTCGACCCGGACGGACTCCCGCTGACGCTGCTCCGTGAACCGTCCGACGACGGCCCCGGCAAGCCAGTGACGATTTCGCTGCCGCTGCCCAATGGACGCAAGCTCAATGCGCACATCTGGCGGGCCGACGTCGGACGCGTGCCCCTCCTGCTGCTCGATTCGAACGTTCCCGGCAACGACGACGCCGCGCGCGGCATCACGGATCGCCTCTACGGTGGCGGTGGCGACCACCGTCTGCAGCAGGAACTCCTGCTTGGCATGGGCGGAGTGAAGGCGCTGCGGGTCTACCAGCGCCTCACGGGCACCCCGGCCCCGGAAGTGTTCCACACCAACGAGGGCCACGCAGGTTTCCTGGGTATCGAACGCATCCAGGAGCTCATGTCCACCGAGGACCCGCTCTCGTGGTCCGAGGCTCTCGCGGCCGGGCGGGCGTCCACCGTCTTCACCACGCATACCCCGGTTCCGGCCGGGATCGACCGCTTCGAGGCCGTGCAGATTCGGCACTTCTTCGACGCAGGGCTGGCACCGGACGTTCCCGTGGACAGGGTCCTGGAACTCGGCAGGGAAAACTACGAGGGTGGCAACCCCGCAGTCTTCAACATGGCTGTCATGGGATTGCGCCTGGCGCAGCGGGCCAACGGCGTGGCCAAACTGCACGGTGTAGTGTCGCGCGAGATGTTCTCCGGGCTTTGGCCTGGCTTCGACCACTCCGAAATCCCGATCACCTCGGTCACCAACGGGGTCCACGTGCCCTCCTGGGTGGATCCGCGTATCTCTTCTTTGGCCCGCGAGCAGTTCGGAACCGAAGCCGAAGCCGTGGGCCGTTGGGACCTCGCCTACAACGTCAGCGACGAGGACGTCTGGAAGCTGCGCCGGCAACTTCGCGTGTCCCTCGTGGAGGACGTGCGGCGCCGGCTCCGCGCAGCGTGGAAGAAGCGCGGTGCCGCCGATGCGGAACTGGGCTGGACCGACGCCGTCCTGGACCCGGACGTACTGACGATCGGCTTCGCCCGGCGCGTGCCGACCTACAAGCGCCTCACACTCATGCTCCGGGACCCCGCACGCCTGAAGGCACTGCTGCTTGATCCCAAGCACCCCATCCAGCTGGTTATCGCCGGTAAGTCACACCCCGCGGACGACGCCGGCAAGAAAATGATCCAGGACCTGGTGAAATTCACCGACGACCCCTCGGTGCGGCACCGGATCGTGTTCCTGCCCAACTACGACATCGCCATGGCCCGCACGCTCTTCCCGGGCTGCGACGTATGGCTGAACAACCCGCTCCGTCCCTTGGAAGCCTGCGGCACCTCCGGCATGAAGGCGGCCATCAACGGTTCCCTGAACCTGTCCGTCCTGGATGGCTGGTGGGATGAGATGTACGACGGCGAGAACGGCTGGGCGATCCCCACCGCCAACAACGACGCGTCTCCGACCGAACGCGACGACATCGAGGCCGCAGCCCTGTACGAGCTCTTGGAGACCCAGGTGGCCCCACGCTTCTACGGTTCCACAGTGTCCGCGGACGCCGGCGCCGCAGGTCCCTCGCAGTCCCCTCCAGAAACCGTCCCGACGCACTGGGTCTCCATGATCAAGCACACCTTGGCCCACCTCGGCCCGGCGGTCTCGGCCGAACGCATGCTCCAGGACTACGTCAATACCTTGTACCGTCCAGCCGCAGAGTCGGGGCGGCGTGCGGGGACCGGTTCCTTCAAGGAAGCGAAGGAATTGGCGTCCTGGATCACCAAGGTCCGCGGCGCCTGGCCGCAACTGGTCGTGGAGCACGTCGATTCCGTAGGCGTCTCCGAGGAACCCCAGGTCGGCGACACGCTCCGCGTCAATGCATACATCGCCCTCCACACCCTGACGCCGGCGGACGTCAGCGTCGAGGTGGCTTATGGGCGGGCCGAGGAAACTGACGAGCTGGAGGACATCACCGTGGCCGAGCTGAACTCCTTCGAGGATCTGGGCAACGGCCGGCACCTGTTCACCGGCTCCATTCTGATCAACCGCTCCGGTTCCTTCGGCTATACCGTCCGGGTCTTCCCGAAACATTCCTCCCTGGCTTCGAAGGCGGAGCTAGGGCTGATCGTCAACGCATAG
- a CDS encoding barstar family protein: MKIYSADTWTLEELQEQVSDAGRRTVMVPPAASKQAVLEVFGQVLDFPEYYGVDLDALNDSLHDFADTVSEDGQPPVTLIWQVPAAYRTDRSFGVVCEILQDAESYSGRDLAVIAVFQQ; this comes from the coding sequence ATGAAGATCTATTCCGCTGATACCTGGACGCTGGAAGAACTGCAAGAACAAGTGTCCGACGCCGGCCGCCGCACGGTGATGGTTCCCCCGGCAGCAAGTAAGCAGGCGGTCCTGGAGGTCTTCGGCCAAGTGCTCGATTTCCCCGAGTACTACGGCGTGGACCTGGACGCCCTCAACGATTCACTCCACGATTTCGCAGACACCGTGTCCGAGGACGGCCAGCCGCCCGTCACGCTGATTTGGCAGGTCCCGGCGGCCTACCGCACGGACCGGTCCTTCGGAGTGGTGTGTGAAATCCTCCAGGACGCAGAAAGCTACTCCGGACGGGACCTCGCCGTCATCGCGGTCTTCCAGCAGTAG
- a CDS encoding alpha-1,4-glucan--maltose-1-phosphate maltosyltransferase translates to MTTTATPRSSSASKSKQKTGITEGLRFGRFPITAVQPVIEEGRFPAKALPGEDLVVGAMVFREGHDQLGVSAILLDPKGKERQRVRLAPAPGERGKGTDRWEGLLTPTAPGAWTFAIEAWHDRYGTWHHNAEVKVEAGIDVELMLAEGVALLAEAAGESARSAADKRTLRAASEALADTSKTAEERLAAGFSAEVAAVVELQPIRELVTVSEQYPLLVERDLAGRGAWYEFFPRSEGAVFDPADGTWTSGNFTTAAKRLDAVADMGFDVIYLPPIHPIGFQHRKGRNNSLTPGPQDPGSPWAIGSKDGGHDAIHPELGSFEDFDAFVTRANELGLEVALDLALQAAPDHPWVKTNPEWFTTRVDGSIAYAENPPKKYQDIYPLNFDNDPAGLSKEVLRIVFLWVSHGVKIFRVDNPHTKPVWFWEWLIGKVNKKYPDVVFLAEAFTRPAMMHALGRAGFQQSYTYFTWRNTKSELESYFHEVSHVSPAYFRPNFFVNTPDILTEYLQYGGPAAFRIRAALAATASPLWGVYAGFELYEHVARPGAEEYIDNEKYEFKDRNWDAAAASGHSLAPYITRLNAIRKAHPALRDLQNLTLHHSTDDATIVFSKHKTLPDGSKDTLIIVVNVDPHGTRESTVTLDLSALSLDPSDFTANGRFWVDDLVSGESWEWGEYNYVRLDAHVEPAHILNIRR, encoded by the coding sequence GTGACGACTACTGCAACACCGCGATCCAGCTCAGCATCCAAGTCCAAGCAGAAGACAGGCATCACCGAAGGTCTCAGATTCGGCAGATTCCCCATTACGGCCGTGCAACCCGTGATCGAAGAAGGCCGGTTCCCGGCCAAGGCGTTGCCCGGCGAAGACCTGGTGGTAGGCGCCATGGTCTTCCGTGAGGGCCATGACCAGCTTGGCGTGAGTGCCATCCTTTTGGACCCCAAAGGCAAAGAGCGTCAACGTGTCCGGCTCGCACCCGCACCGGGCGAGCGCGGAAAGGGAACCGACCGTTGGGAAGGCCTGCTGACCCCGACGGCGCCAGGAGCCTGGACGTTCGCGATCGAAGCCTGGCACGATCGCTACGGAACGTGGCACCACAACGCCGAAGTCAAGGTAGAGGCCGGTATCGACGTCGAGCTGATGCTCGCCGAAGGCGTCGCCCTCCTCGCGGAAGCCGCCGGTGAGAGCGCTCGCAGCGCGGCAGACAAGCGCACCCTTCGCGCCGCTTCTGAAGCGTTGGCTGATACGTCTAAGACTGCCGAGGAGCGCCTCGCCGCCGGTTTCAGCGCAGAGGTTGCCGCCGTCGTCGAGCTCCAGCCGATCCGTGAACTGGTGACCGTCTCGGAACAGTACCCGCTGCTGGTGGAGCGTGACCTTGCCGGCCGCGGAGCCTGGTACGAATTCTTCCCGCGTTCCGAGGGGGCCGTTTTCGATCCCGCCGACGGAACATGGACCTCAGGAAACTTTACGACGGCGGCGAAGCGGCTCGACGCTGTTGCGGACATGGGCTTTGATGTCATCTACCTGCCGCCGATCCACCCGATTGGTTTCCAACACCGCAAGGGCCGCAACAACTCCCTGACCCCGGGCCCGCAAGATCCCGGCTCGCCGTGGGCTATCGGCTCCAAGGACGGCGGGCACGACGCCATCCACCCGGAACTCGGATCGTTCGAAGATTTTGACGCCTTCGTAACCCGCGCCAACGAGCTGGGGCTGGAAGTAGCGCTCGACTTGGCGTTGCAGGCCGCCCCTGACCATCCCTGGGTGAAGACAAACCCGGAATGGTTTACCACCCGTGTGGACGGCAGCATCGCCTACGCGGAAAACCCGCCCAAGAAGTACCAGGACATCTACCCGCTGAATTTCGACAACGATCCCGCCGGGCTGTCCAAGGAAGTCCTGCGGATTGTCTTCCTGTGGGTCAGCCACGGCGTGAAGATCTTCCGTGTGGACAACCCGCACACCAAACCGGTGTGGTTCTGGGAGTGGCTGATAGGCAAGGTCAACAAGAAGTACCCCGACGTCGTTTTCCTCGCCGAGGCGTTCACCCGCCCCGCGATGATGCACGCCCTCGGCCGGGCAGGCTTCCAACAGTCGTACACCTACTTCACTTGGCGGAACACGAAGAGCGAACTGGAGTCCTACTTCCACGAGGTCAGCCACGTGTCCCCGGCATATTTCAGGCCCAACTTCTTCGTCAACACCCCGGACATCCTCACGGAATACCTCCAGTACGGCGGTCCGGCCGCATTCCGCATCCGTGCCGCCCTGGCTGCCACCGCCAGCCCGCTGTGGGGTGTCTATGCCGGATTCGAACTATACGAGCACGTGGCACGTCCGGGTGCCGAGGAGTATATCGACAACGAGAAATACGAGTTCAAGGACCGCAACTGGGATGCCGCAGCTGCCTCGGGGCACAGTCTCGCCCCCTACATCACACGGCTGAACGCCATTCGGAAGGCCCACCCCGCCTTGCGCGATCTGCAGAACCTGACGCTGCACCACAGCACGGATGACGCCACCATCGTGTTCTCCAAGCACAAGACCCTGCCCGACGGCAGCAAGGACACCTTGATCATCGTGGTCAACGTCGATCCCCACGGCACCAGGGAAAGCACTGTGACCCTGGATCTCTCCGCTCTTTCGCTGGATCCATCCGACTTCACCGCCAACGGACGATTCTGGGTGGATGATTTGGTCAGCGGCGAAAGCTGGGAATGGGGCGAGTACAACTACGTCCGACTGGACGCCCATGTAGAACCGGCACACATTCTCAACATCCGGAGGTAG
- a CDS encoding 1,4-alpha-glucan branching enzyme has protein sequence MSLLAPATVLAPLLNEWLPRQRWFPVKAGSFDLDFVGAFRLADPAAGAGLEVRLLSIRYATADGGMQTDIIQVPLSYRSAPLPALSAALVGQISGTVDGDEPVWVYDAPHDPAFVTAWLDLIREEASVKPGEGECAASGHSVPGSLRLPTADGSVRVSSGEQSNTSVIVDDGVSAAIVKIFRVLSIGKNPEVEVGAALTAAGTQEVPSTLGWITGTWEVRTPLGRHGTASADLAVAHEFLAGGQDAWRLAVNAAATGTDFRAEAREMGRATATVHLRLAESLGTAGERVPGQDIAPEVVRRVRQSWAEAGTAVGPHEQQLEALMTQLDGKESGTLQRVHGDLHLGQILLVPGAAGEPGRWAILDFEGEPLRPIEHRNIPDVPLRDVVGMLRSFDYAAGAAARENPGAVVPDTWVDDCAEAFLAGYGDITPGTIDRRSPLFVALWLDKALYEVIYELRNRPDWLPIPVNASRQLLGNTSPGTDAAATSEGKEMTGSARTERPRVPLYVDAATLGRVAAGAHHAPHSVLGAHLDDHGHVTIRTVKHLAASATVVTEAGSTPMTHESDGVWVAVLEPVQPGHVPDYRLEVVYGDSDPVTINDPYHYLPTVGEVDLHLIGEGRHERLWDTLGSHVQHYRSPLGDVDGVSFAVWAPNAQAVRVKGDFNSWDGREHALRSLGSSGVWEVFIPGVVAGARYKFELLTKAGHWVEKADPLAFGTEVPPLTASRVVESSYRFKDDAWMTARANKDPHNSPMSVYEVHLGSWRLGLGYKELAKDLVEYVKWLGFTHVEFMPVAEHPFGGSWGYQVTSYFAPTSRFGHPDEFRFLVDSLHQAGIGVILDWVPAHFPKDAWALARFDGEPLYEHSDPRLGEHPDWGTLIFDFGRTEVRNFLVANALYWLEEFHIDGLRVDAVASMLYRDYSREEGEWFPNIHGGRENLEAISFLQEVNATIYKTHPGAVTIAEESTAFPGVTAPTNHGGLGFGLKWNMGWMHDSLKYISENPINRRWHHGTLTFSMVYAFTENFLLPVSHDEVVHGKGSMLRKMPGDRWQQLANLRAFLAYQWAHPGKQLIFMGTEFGQEAEWSEQHGLDWFLADIPSHRGLQLLTRELNTLYSSTPALHVRDNEPGGFQWINGADADRNVLTFIRWDHDGNPLVCAVNFSGGPHKDYVLGVPSAGAWQEVLNTDAEVYGGSDAINSGELVATAPGAEGLPAALTVTLPPLGASWFTPLA, from the coding sequence ATGAGTCTCTTGGCGCCCGCCACGGTCCTGGCACCCCTACTCAACGAATGGCTGCCCCGGCAGCGCTGGTTTCCGGTCAAGGCGGGGTCATTCGACCTCGACTTCGTCGGCGCCTTCAGGCTTGCTGACCCCGCCGCGGGTGCAGGCTTGGAGGTCCGGCTACTGTCCATCCGTTACGCAACGGCCGACGGCGGGATGCAGACTGACATCATCCAGGTTCCGCTCAGTTACCGTTCCGCTCCGCTGCCGGCTTTGTCCGCTGCCCTAGTGGGCCAGATCAGCGGAACGGTCGACGGCGACGAGCCAGTCTGGGTCTACGACGCGCCCCACGATCCCGCCTTCGTGACTGCTTGGCTGGATCTCATCAGGGAGGAGGCCTCGGTGAAACCCGGAGAGGGGGAGTGCGCAGCGAGCGGCCATTCGGTGCCTGGCAGCCTGCGCCTGCCCACTGCCGATGGATCCGTGCGTGTCTCTTCCGGTGAGCAGTCCAACACTTCGGTGATCGTCGACGACGGCGTGTCCGCGGCGATCGTGAAGATCTTTCGTGTCCTGTCGATAGGCAAGAACCCGGAGGTCGAGGTCGGCGCCGCCTTGACCGCGGCAGGAACCCAGGAAGTGCCATCCACGCTCGGCTGGATTACCGGAACATGGGAAGTGCGGACACCTCTGGGCCGGCACGGTACGGCCTCCGCGGACCTCGCGGTGGCCCACGAGTTCCTCGCGGGCGGGCAGGACGCTTGGCGCCTCGCGGTCAACGCCGCCGCAACCGGCACGGACTTTAGGGCCGAGGCCCGGGAGATGGGCCGGGCGACAGCCACCGTGCACCTGCGTCTTGCGGAGAGCCTTGGGACTGCCGGGGAACGGGTTCCAGGCCAGGACATCGCGCCCGAAGTAGTCCGGCGCGTCCGCCAGTCGTGGGCTGAAGCGGGCACCGCCGTCGGGCCCCATGAGCAGCAGCTCGAGGCCCTCATGACTCAACTCGACGGCAAAGAGTCCGGGACACTGCAGCGCGTCCACGGCGACCTTCACCTGGGCCAGATCCTCTTGGTGCCCGGCGCCGCCGGAGAACCGGGCCGGTGGGCGATCCTGGACTTTGAGGGCGAGCCACTGAGGCCGATCGAACACCGTAACATCCCCGACGTTCCCTTGCGCGACGTCGTCGGAATGCTGAGGTCGTTCGACTATGCGGCCGGCGCGGCGGCCCGCGAGAATCCTGGCGCGGTGGTGCCCGACACATGGGTTGATGACTGCGCCGAAGCGTTCCTGGCCGGCTACGGCGACATCACACCTGGAACGATTGACCGCCGTTCACCGCTGTTTGTGGCATTGTGGCTGGACAAGGCCTTGTACGAGGTGATCTACGAGTTGCGGAACAGGCCGGATTGGTTGCCTATTCCGGTCAACGCCTCGCGGCAGCTCCTCGGCAATACGAGCCCCGGCACGGATGCCGCGGCGACATCGGAAGGTAAGGAAATGACAGGCTCAGCACGTACCGAACGGCCCCGGGTCCCGCTGTATGTGGACGCCGCCACCTTGGGCCGGGTGGCCGCTGGTGCGCACCACGCCCCGCACTCGGTGTTGGGCGCACACCTCGACGACCACGGCCACGTCACCATCCGAACGGTCAAGCATCTCGCGGCTTCGGCCACGGTGGTCACCGAAGCCGGTTCCACGCCGATGACCCACGAGAGCGACGGCGTTTGGGTGGCGGTCCTCGAGCCGGTGCAGCCCGGCCACGTGCCGGATTACCGCCTGGAGGTGGTGTACGGCGATTCCGATCCCGTGACCATCAATGATCCCTACCACTACCTCCCGACCGTCGGTGAAGTGGACCTGCACCTCATCGGCGAAGGCCGGCACGAACGGCTCTGGGACACGCTGGGCTCCCACGTCCAGCACTACCGCTCCCCGCTCGGCGATGTGGACGGTGTCTCTTTCGCCGTCTGGGCGCCTAACGCGCAGGCAGTCCGCGTCAAGGGCGACTTCAACTCCTGGGACGGGCGTGAACACGCTTTGCGCTCCCTCGGCTCCTCAGGAGTCTGGGAAGTCTTCATTCCGGGCGTTGTAGCAGGGGCGCGTTACAAATTCGAGTTGCTCACCAAGGCCGGACATTGGGTAGAGAAAGCGGACCCGCTTGCCTTCGGCACCGAAGTACCACCCTTGACCGCTTCACGCGTGGTGGAGTCCAGCTACCGATTCAAGGACGACGCCTGGATGACGGCGCGTGCCAACAAGGATCCGCACAACTCGCCCATGAGCGTGTATGAAGTCCACCTTGGTTCCTGGCGCCTTGGTCTCGGGTACAAAGAGTTGGCCAAGGACCTCGTGGAATACGTGAAGTGGCTTGGCTTCACCCATGTCGAGTTCATGCCGGTAGCCGAGCATCCCTTTGGTGGTTCATGGGGTTACCAGGTCACGTCCTATTTTGCTCCGACCTCCCGCTTCGGGCATCCGGATGAGTTCCGATTCCTGGTCGATTCGCTGCACCAGGCGGGCATCGGCGTCATTCTGGACTGGGTCCCCGCACACTTCCCGAAGGACGCGTGGGCACTTGCCCGCTTCGACGGCGAACCGCTGTACGAGCACTCCGATCCCCGGCTTGGCGAGCACCCGGACTGGGGCACGCTCATCTTCGACTTCGGACGCACCGAGGTGCGCAACTTCCTGGTCGCGAACGCCCTGTACTGGCTTGAGGAATTCCACATTGATGGGCTTCGGGTGGACGCTGTGGCGTCCATGCTCTACCGGGACTACTCACGCGAGGAAGGAGAATGGTTCCCCAACATCCACGGCGGACGGGAGAACCTGGAAGCCATTTCCTTCCTCCAAGAGGTCAACGCCACGATCTACAAGACCCACCCCGGCGCAGTGACCATTGCCGAGGAATCCACGGCGTTTCCCGGTGTTACCGCGCCGACCAATCATGGTGGCCTGGGATTCGGCCTCAAATGGAACATGGGCTGGATGCACGATTCCCTCAAATACATCTCCGAAAACCCGATCAACCGTCGCTGGCACCACGGTACGTTGACGTTCTCTATGGTCTACGCCTTCACGGAGAACTTCCTGCTGCCCGTCAGCCATGATGAGGTAGTGCATGGCAAGGGATCCATGCTGCGTAAGATGCCCGGTGATCGATGGCAACAGCTCGCGAACCTGAGGGCCTTCCTGGCGTACCAGTGGGCCCACCCGGGCAAGCAGCTCATCTTCATGGGCACCGAATTCGGCCAGGAAGCCGAATGGTCCGAGCAGCACGGCCTCGACTGGTTCCTTGCCGACATCCCCTCGCACCGGGGGCTGCAGCTGCTCACCCGCGAGTTGAACACTTTGTACAGCTCGACGCCGGCCTTGCACGTTCGAGACAACGAACCCGGCGGCTTCCAATGGATCAACGGTGCAGACGCAGATCGCAATGTGCTGACATTCATCCGGTGGGACCACGACGGCAATCCCTTGGTATGCGCCGTGAATTTCTCGGGCGGCCCGCACAAGGACTATGTGCTTGGTGTCCCATCTGCCGGGGCATGGCAGGAAGTGCTTAACACTGACGCCGAGGTGTACGGAGGCTCAGATGCGATCAACAGCGGTGAGCTGGTTGCTACCGCGCCTGGCGCGGAAGGACTGCCTGCGGCACTGACTGTCACCTTGCCGCCGCTCGGAGCGTCCTGGTTCACGCCCTTGGCCTAG
- the treS gene encoding maltose alpha-D-glucosyltransferase, whose product MSFNPQGQSQYFTPKNTFELNAPGLQHDPHWYRKAVFYEVLVRAFADANGDGSGDFHGLIDKLDYLQWLGVDCLWLPPFFDSPLRDGGYDISDYTSVLDEFGTISDFKRLVAEAHARGVRVIIDLPLNHTSDQHPWFQESRKNPDGPYGDFYVWSDTDEKYQDARIIFVDTEESNWTFDPIRRQFFWHRFFSHQPDLNFENPKVIEAVHDVVRFWLDQGIDGFRADAIPYLFEAEGTNCENLPATHGFLRELRKMVDENYPGRVIIAEANQPPHDVVEYFGTVEEPECHMAFHFPIMPRLYYALRDQKAAPIIETLRDTPGIPAGAQWGTFLRNHDELTLEMVTADERAAMLGWYAPDPRMRANIGIRRRLASLLDNSRSEIELINALLLSLPGSPFLYYGDEIGMGDNIWLDDRDAVRTPMQWNPDRNAGFSNADPGKLYLPVIQSLVYNYSMANVEAEAAHSGSLLRWTRQILSVRKNHAAFGLGEFRHVPADHEVVLAYMRDLREGNPEGEDAESILCVFNLSQHPVATTLDIPEYAGRGLRDVFGGQPFPGIGADGSLTLTLGSHDFFWLRVRSAGSTGSSPYTQAIPVLSIEG is encoded by the coding sequence GTGAGCTTTAATCCGCAGGGCCAGAGCCAGTACTTCACGCCGAAGAACACTTTCGAGCTGAACGCCCCGGGCCTTCAGCATGACCCTCACTGGTATCGGAAGGCGGTTTTCTACGAGGTGCTGGTGAGGGCCTTCGCGGATGCCAATGGTGACGGTTCCGGCGATTTTCACGGCCTGATCGACAAACTGGACTATCTGCAATGGCTCGGGGTGGACTGCTTGTGGCTGCCGCCATTCTTCGATTCGCCCCTGCGCGACGGCGGCTACGACATTTCCGATTACACCTCCGTCCTGGACGAGTTCGGCACCATCAGCGATTTCAAACGGCTTGTGGCCGAGGCCCATGCGAGGGGCGTCCGGGTCATCATCGACCTCCCCCTGAACCACACCTCGGACCAACACCCGTGGTTCCAGGAGTCGCGCAAGAATCCAGATGGTCCTTATGGCGACTTCTACGTGTGGAGTGACACCGACGAAAAGTACCAGGACGCCCGCATCATCTTCGTGGATACGGAAGAGTCGAACTGGACCTTCGATCCGATCCGCAGGCAGTTCTTCTGGCACCGCTTCTTCAGCCACCAACCTGACCTGAACTTCGAAAACCCCAAGGTGATCGAGGCCGTCCACGACGTCGTCCGGTTCTGGCTGGACCAAGGCATTGACGGATTTCGGGCGGATGCCATCCCGTACCTCTTCGAAGCGGAGGGCACGAATTGCGAAAACCTGCCGGCCACCCACGGGTTCCTGCGGGAACTTCGCAAAATGGTGGACGAGAACTACCCCGGTCGCGTGATCATCGCCGAAGCCAACCAACCACCGCACGACGTCGTGGAGTACTTCGGCACCGTGGAAGAACCGGAGTGCCACATGGCCTTCCACTTCCCGATCATGCCGCGCTTGTACTACGCGCTCCGCGACCAGAAAGCCGCCCCGATCATCGAAACCCTGCGCGACACCCCGGGCATTCCCGCCGGGGCGCAATGGGGCACCTTCCTGCGCAACCACGACGAGCTGACCTTGGAAATGGTCACGGCCGACGAACGCGCCGCCATGCTCGGCTGGTATGCGCCGGACCCCCGGATGCGCGCCAACATCGGAATCCGGCGCAGGCTTGCCTCGCTGCTGGACAACTCCCGCTCCGAGATCGAGCTCATCAATGCGTTGTTGCTGTCCCTCCCCGGCAGTCCTTTCCTCTACTACGGGGATGAAATCGGGATGGGTGACAACATCTGGCTCGACGATCGCGACGCCGTCCGCACGCCGATGCAATGGAACCCGGACCGCAATGCAGGTTTCTCCAACGCCGATCCCGGAAAGCTCTACCTGCCCGTCATCCAGTCGTTGGTCTACAACTACAGCATGGCGAACGTCGAAGCCGAAGCAGCCCATTCCGGGTCGCTCCTGCGTTGGACCCGGCAGATCCTGAGCGTCCGGAAGAACCACGCGGCCTTTGGACTAGGCGAATTCCGGCACGTCCCGGCAGACCACGAGGTGGTGCTCGCCTACATGCGCGATCTCCGCGAAGGCAATCCGGAAGGCGAGGATGCCGAGTCCATCCTGTGCGTTTTCAACCTGTCCCAGCATCCGGTGGCCACCACTTTGGATATCCCTGAATACGCCGGTAGGGGCTTGAGGGATGTGTTCGGCGGCCAGCCATTCCCGGGGATTGGGGCCGACGGCTCCCTGACCCTCACGCTCGGCAGCCACGACTTCTTCTGGCTCCGGGTACGCTCGGCGGGATCCACCGGATCCTCGCCGTACACCCAAGCCATCCCAGTGCTCTCCATCGAAGGCTGA